TAGCTGCCTGTTATCCGTCTAATGTCTATTCGGTTGTGATGCTGATTATCCAGCTCCACAGAAAGATTACGCTCGTCCAGTGCAAAACGAAAAATAGGATTCTCCCACTGGATATGCTGGGTATCCAGCAGTTCATCAAGATAGATTTCTGTGATGCTTGCGGGCATAAGCTGGGTGAGCATTTTATAGAAGGACAAGGGTCTTTCCTCCACTTCATGCAAACACAATCGCTGCATTAGCTCTGCATTTCGCTTTAAATGGTGCATCCACTGGCTACTGCACCAGACTCGCTTGTCATAGGAGAGTAGTTCTTTCCTTGAAATAAACTCTGTATGGTCGGTATCCAGCAGCATAATATCATAGCTCCTAGCGGTCGTCTGTGGCTGGAGTTGGCGCTCTAATTGTGCTACTGTGATAAATCCATAAGCAATATCCATTCCTTTAAACTCATACACCGCTGCAAGATAAGAGCTGTCTGGTAAATAGCTCCTTACTCCCTGTCCTATAGTGGAATCCACCAGTAGTACCTTTAGCCCCATAGTCGTTAGCAGCTTACCCAAAATGAGAAGCAGATGGCTCTTATCCGGCGCGCCTAAGAACGCAATTTTCTTCACGTTGTACTTCCTCCTCACTGATTAAAAATTTCCTGTAGCTTATCCGTATCACTAGATGGCTGTGGCTCTGAAGAAGCAGGTAGAGTGACCTGTGGGGATGGTGGAGCAGGTTCACTCGTTGGCTGCATTGTTCCTGGGATTGTGGTAGGTACTTCCTCCACCCCGGGCTCTACTGAAATTGGCTCCTGTGCTGCGGGCTCAGCAAGCTCCGGCTGCGGCAAGGTCGATTGCTGTGCCAAATTGCTTTGCTGCGTTGCTGCGCGCTCATTCATAAGCTGCTGCTGCACGGAAATATTGCCAGACATCACCCGTAGCTTATCTGCCTCGCTCATGTCACTCAAATTACTTTCCAGTGTTTTACGAAGTCTACGCGCCAGATCTGTCGTTGCCTTTTCAATCAGATTTGGGTCTTGTTCCAACAAATCCAGCACTACGCTGCTTGCGGGATAATTTACGATAGCTGCTGCCTGTAGACCAGCCTCTACATAGGTCAATGCATATAGTCTTGCTCCCTGCAAGTAGGCATCTATAGTCGCACTGGAGAACAGCATTCGGTCGGACTCATTTAGCTCTAGCCAAATGACAGTCCCTTCTCGCTGTAGCACCTGCTTTTTGGAAAGAACTACAAAGTCCTCACCTGTGGGAAACTGAATCCGCACATCCACGTATTGCTCCTTTTTCAGCAACGTGGGAAGCTGTATAATTTGAAGCTCTTGAACCCGTACATCGTTTGCAATTGGCTTACCCTCATATAGCATAGCTGGAGAAATAAGCGCATCGGTCTGTAGCTCGACCTTGGTGTACCTGCCAATAATCGCATTTTTATCTGTAATTACATTTGCCTTTAGCATGACAGCAGGTACTGCAACTGATTTTAAATCATCCGCTGTAATTTGGCTTCCAGCAGACAGGGCGCGAGTTAATGCCCATGTTTCACCTTGTGCCTGCTGCTCCGCTACCTTCAATTGCTGAATTTGTTGTTCATATTCTGAAATTATGACCTGTTTCTGCTGCTGTTGCTCCGCCTGGCTTTTTACGGTAAAAACAACCGCTGCGGTAAGGAACAACACGCCTAAAATAATGCTAGCTATGATGAATAGCTTACGACGATGATACGTCCATGACATAGCTTCTATCTCCTTTCTATTTAACGTGCATCCACACGCTGCTGCGCCCTTTTCTTCTCCGGTGCTTGCTGCTGCTCTAGTCGCTGCTGCACCCAACGTGGAATATGCTCTGGTTTCACGCTCCCCAGCATATCGTCCCGATTCCAGCGCTGCTCCTTACCCGAATATACATTTCTGACATATACAGTCCTGCCTCTGGAGTGAGGGGACATCCCAAAGCCGCCTATAGCCACAACAAGCTGGTGATGTGCGGCCCGATATTCAGGGCGCAGGCGTTCAGGGCGAATAGCCAGCAGCTCATTTTCAAAATTAGCTTCACTGGTAAGTGCATAACATTCATTCGCCGTTAATACAGGCATATCCAGCAGAAGATTGGCCCGCTCTTGCTGCAAGGCAGCTACCTCATCCTGAATACGCTCCGTAAAATCCTGCATAGCCATTAAATAGTCGTTTCCTGACTCCGCACCATAATATTGCTCCATGCTCAGCAGATTTTGCCGTGTGCAATAACAGACCAAATAAGGCTTGTTCTGCTGCTCGGCTACAGCGAGAATCACCTCAACCTTGCCGATTTCAATGGCTTGAACGACCTCATATCCCTTTACCACCCGTTTCTCCTGCGCCATTAAGCATCCTCTTTTCCATGCTTTTCTTGTTCTCCTGTCCGTTGCTTACGGTCTGAGATGCACGGATGATGACTTTCCTTGTCATCCTCTTGCTTATGGCGACCAAAGCCGGGCTTTTCCTTCATCAAGCGTTCATAGGCACGTCGCATCCCCTTAGTAAAATCCATGTTTCATTCACCTCCTCTCTCTGAAAAAGGGCATAAAAAAACTCTCCCTTTACAGGAGAGCCGGTTACCCTATTTGATTGTGTATACAAGCATTAGCGCTCATGCTCACGCTGCCGCTTTCGATACCAGCCCTCCAACAGTTGCACAATGAGGTCTTCCTTCTGCTTTTCAGTGAATTCCCTTGGAAAAAAACGCTCAATTCGTTCACGCTGGATATGCAGCTTCTCCTTCTGGTTCGGTTTCTCCTCCGTAAGAATGGAAAAAATAACATCCATATTCAGCCGCCCATCCAGGCTTAGCTTCTTCATACGCTGCGCTTGTGCCAATGATGGCGTACAATCCTCAGACTGCATCGTTTCGTAGAGGTTCTGCTGCTCTTTTTCGGACAAGTAAGATAGCTCTACTGCCGGATTAAAGGCAATTTGCTTTTCATCCACCATTTCAAGAATGGTTGGGGTAAGTTCGGTTAGGCGGATATAACGTTGAATTTGTCTACCGCTCTCCCCTGCTTCCTTACCAATAGCATCAGCACTGTCCAACTTCCCGCCAACTTGTCGGGAAGTTAAATCACTACGCTGACCCTGCCGATTCATCGCTTCCATCTTCATTTTGTAAGCAAAGGCCTTCTCACTCGCTGAAATGTTCTCCCTTTGTAAATTGCTATCCACCATAATGATCGTTGCCTGATCGTCGTCCAGTTCTCTTACAATACACGGCATAGTTTCTGCAGCCGCAAGCTCACTGGCTTTTTTTCGCCGATGCCCCGCAACCATTTCATAGCTGCCATCTGGCTTCGGACGCACCAGACCGGGAACAAGAACACCATATTGCTTCACACTATCTGCCATTTCCAGCATGGCTTCATCTGCCTTGACCTTAAAGGGGTGGCCGTGAAACTCACTGATTTCAGCAAGTGGAATCTCCACTACCTTTTCCCGCTGCGCATCAGCACGGCTTTCATCTGTCGAGAATAAATCATCGACTGTGCTCAGCTTGATGCTGGCGCGTCTGTCGTCTTTCGCTGCCAATACGCTGCACCTCCTTCGTAAAAGCCATATACGCCTTCGCAGCCTGACCATTTGGATCATGCGCATAGATGCTTTTTCCCTTGGCACTCGTTTCTGCCGCGCGGATGGACAAGGGAATTTCATCCTCAAAAACACGCAACTTGTCCCCATACTCATGCCGAAGCAGATGAGCAATATCCTTGGCGAAATTCGTGCGGCTATCTACCATCGTGAGCAGTACACCATCCAGCGCCAGTTTCGGATTAATTTGACGGCGCACACGGGCAATGGTTTGCAAAAGCTGAGCCATACCCTTTGCTGGCAAATAATGCGACTGTACTGGAATAATGACACTATCTGCTGCTGCCAAGGCATTGATTGTCAGCATCCC
The window above is part of the Paenibacillus sp. FSL H8-0048 genome. Proteins encoded here:
- a CDS encoding SAF domain-containing protein, giving the protein MSWTYHRRKLFIIASIILGVLFLTAAVVFTVKSQAEQQQQKQVIISEYEQQIQQLKVAEQQAQGETWALTRALSAGSQITADDLKSVAVPAVMLKANVITDKNAIIGRYTKVELQTDALISPAMLYEGKPIANDVRVQELQIIQLPTLLKKEQYVDVRIQFPTGEDFVVLSKKQVLQREGTVIWLELNESDRMLFSSATIDAYLQGARLYALTYVEAGLQAAAIVNYPASSVVLDLLEQDPNLIEKATTDLARRLRKTLESNLSDMSEADKLRVMSGNISVQQQLMNERAATQQSNLAQQSTLPQPELAEPAAQEPISVEPGVEEVPTTIPGTMQPTSEPAPPSPQVTLPASSEPQPSSDTDKLQEIFNQ
- a CDS encoding ParB/RepB/Spo0J family partition protein: MAAKDDRRASIKLSTVDDLFSTDESRADAQREKVVEIPLAEISEFHGHPFKVKADEAMLEMADSVKQYGVLVPGLVRPKPDGSYEMVAGHRRKKASELAAAETMPCIVRELDDDQATIIMVDSNLQRENISASEKAFAYKMKMEAMNRQGQRSDLTSRQVGGKLDSADAIGKEAGESGRQIQRYIRLTELTPTILEMVDEKQIAFNPAVELSYLSEKEQQNLYETMQSEDCTPSLAQAQRMKKLSLDGRLNMDVIFSILTEEKPNQKEKLHIQRERIERFFPREFTEKQKEDLIVQLLEGWYRKRQREHER
- a CDS encoding ParA family protein, which produces MTKVIALANQKGGVGKTTTAVNLGIGLAKEGKKVLLVDADAQGNLTDSLGYREPDSIPVSLATLLVKTMMEEYYDSQEGILQHKEGVALIPGNIELSAVEVSLVNTMSRETILRSYIDRVKPDFDYVLIDCMPSLGMLTINALAAADSVIIPVQSHYLPAKGMAQLLQTIARVRRQINPKLALDGVLLTMVDSRTNFAKDIAHLLRHEYGDKLRVFEDEIPLSIRAAETSAKGKSIYAHDPNGQAAKAYMAFTKEVQRIGSERRQTRQHQAEHSR